CACGCCCATCGATCACTGCTTCGTCTGTGGATACGAGGGCGACTTCGAGCCCACCGAGGAGGGCTTCAAGTGCCCCGAATGCGGCAACGACGACCCTGACAAGTGCAACGTGACCAAGCGCACCTGCGGCTACCTGGGCAACCCCGTCCAGCGGCCCATGGTCCACGGCAGGCACGAGGAGATCGCCCACCGCGTCAAGCACATGGAGGGCGAGACCGGCCACGTGGTCCTCAAGGACGGATCCACCAAGGAGTGGTTCGACGACAAGGCCGAATAGGCTCTGAAAAGACGCAGTTAATGGCGGGCCGGGTAGTTTGCGGCCCGCCATTGTCATGAGGAGGACCAGATGACGGACATACAGGGAGCCATGAGGAAGACAGGCGGCCACCGTGATTTCGCTGCTGATGAGCAGGGGCGCGGTCCGGGGGTTCCCTCTGCGCTGACCAACAATCCCAGGGCCGGCCAGTGGGACGGTCGCCGGCTCAGTCGGGGAATCGTGGCGGACTACAAGCGTCTGGTCATGACCGACGGCGAGGGGATCCGCTGCTCCCTCTACGTCAGCGGCTGCCCCTTCCGCTGCCAGGGGTGCTACAACGCCTCCATATGGGACTTCGGCGCCGGGCACCCCTATACCCAGCGGCTTGAGGACCGCATCATCAAGGACCTGTCGCTGTCCTATGTGCAGGGCATCACCTACCTGGGAGGGGAGCCTCTGCTCAACACCCCCATGTTGCTCGGCCTTTCGGAGCGAATCCGGCGCGAGTTCGGCCACGAGAAGGATATCTGGTGCTGGACCGGCTACACCTGGGAGGAGTTGAACCGGCCGGGGGAGACCCCGGACAAGGCCCAGCTGATCTCCTACCTTGACGTGCTGGTGGACGGACGCTACTTGGAGAATCGGAAGAACAGCCTGCTCCAGTTCCGGGGCTCGGACAACCAGCGGATCATAGACGTGCCGCGTTCCTTGGAGCAGGGCCGGGTGGTCATCTGGCCCAAGCTGCATGACCAGACCAGGTTCATTCCGGAGACCTACAGCAAGGACCGGCAGCAGGAGCAGCAGCGGGGCTGATACCAGTTCCGGCTCTGTATTGTCCTACGTCGCCTTGCCGGGGCACAATGGGTGTCATGACTGATGAGCATGATCACGACGCCAAACCCGACCTGCCTAAGGATCTTAGGGTCCGCTTCTGCCCTTCGCCGACTGGCACCCCGCATGTAGGCATGGTTCGAACAGCACTCTTCAACTGGGCCCAGGCCCGGCACTCGCATGGCACCTTCGTCTTCCGCATCGAAGACACCGATGCCCAGCGCGACAGCGAGGAGAGCTACAAGCAGATCCTGGAGGCCCTCAAGTGGCTGGGGTTGGACTGGGATGAGGGCGTGGAGGTCGGCGGCCCGGATGGCCCCTATCGACAGTCCGAGCGTGGCGACATTTACCGCGATGTGGCCCGGCAGCTGCTTGATGCCGGTTATGCCTATGAGTCCTACTCCACCGCTGAGGAGATCAAGGAGCGCAACCTGGCTGCCGGTCGTCCGGCCGCTTTTGGCTATGACGGCTACGACCGCGACCTGAGCGACGAGCAGCGTCAGGCCTTCCGCGATCGGGGCCGCAGTCCCGCCCTGCGTATTCGCATGCCCGACGAAGACATCGCCTTCGACGACCTGATTCGCGGGCATATCGAGTTCAAGGCCGGGTCCGTGCCCGACTACGTGATTGTGCGCCCCAACGGCGATCCCCTTTATACTCTGACCAACCCGGTCGATGATGCCCTGATGCACATCAATGTGGTCCTGCGCGGCGAGGATCTGCTCAGCTCCACCCCCCGGCAGATCGTCCTCTACCGGTACCTGATGAAGCTGGGCATAGCCCGGGCTATGCCTCTGTTCGGACACCTGCCCTATGTCATGGGCCAGGGCAAGAAGAAACTGTCCAAGCGCGACCCTGAGTCCAACCTCTTCCTGCACCGGGAGCACGGCTTCATTCCTGAAGGCCTGCTCAACTATCTGGCTCTTCTGGGCTGGTCCATCGGCCCAGACCGGGATGTCTTCTCCATGGAGGAGATGGTTGAGCACTTCGACATCCGCGACGTCAAAGCCAATCCGGCGCACTTCGACATCGACAAGGCCGTGGCCATCAACGCCGAGCACATCCGCATGCTGGAGCCACAGGACTTCTTGAACCGGTCCCTGCCCTACCTCAAGCGTGACGGGCTGGTGAGTGCCGTGCGCTGGCAGGACCTGAGCGATCGGGAGCAGCGGATTCTGAGTGCTGCCGCCCCCCTGGTCCAGCCTCGCGTACGTCTGCTGGAGGAGGTGTCCGGGATGGTAGGCAGTCTGCTCAGCCAGGAGGAGTACCTCGAGCCTGAACCGGATGCCCGTAAACAGCTCAAGGATTCGGCCGGACAGGTTCTGGATTTGGCCACTGCCGCCCTGCAGAATGTGTCCGAGCAGGATTGGAAGGCCGATCACCTGCACGACCTTCTCACTCAAGCGCTGGTGGATGAGGGCGGCTATAAGCCCCGTCTGGCCTTCGGCCCAATCAGGGTGGCGGTCTCGGGAAGGCGGGTATCGCCGCCCCTGTTTGAGTCCCTGGAGATCCTAGGCAAGAGCACAACACTCCGAAGGTTGGCCAACTTGCGCCAAAACCTATGAGCGGGTATATTTCTTTTTTGTTGTGCTACTGACCTGTTGAACCGGGTTCGTACGCGGCGAAAAGTGAAGCCCCCGTCGTCTAGCGGTCTAGGACTACGCCCTCTCACGGCGCCAACACCGGTCCAAATCCGGTCGGGGGTACGACATGTGGCAACCGTCCAAGCGATTGTCGCACAGCCAATTGGGGTATGGTGTAATTGGCAACACAGGTGATTCTGGTTCATCCATTCTTGGTTCGAGTCCAGGTACCCCAGCGTAGAGACATAGAGTCCCAGGGAGCGGAGCACCGACACGGTGTTCCGCTCTTCTTATTTAAGCATTACCATGGATTCTAGGAATGCCTCTGGTTTGCAAAGCGGCGGCCAGTGGTATCCACGAGAGTTACTCACGGTGTGAGCAAGCAAACAAAAAGAGGAGGCCTGGCAAACTGCTATGTCAGAGTTTCCGATGATGGAATCTGATACTTTGAGCATAGAAGCTTGAGTGATGAACCCAATCATCGGCTGATCGGGCAACATCACCCGGTATATGAATCATTGTACGATTTTTTCGGTAAAGGTGTGTGATTATGACGACAATCATGGTGTTGGGAGCTGGTTATGCGGGTCTTCGCGTGGTCAAGAAGTTGGCTCATGCAAAGACTGATGCCCATATAGTCCTGGTCAATCAGAACGAGTACCACTACGAGTCCACCCAGCTGCATCAGGTGGCGGCTGGGACCAAGGAGCCGGCGGACGTGGTCTTCGACCTGCGCAAGGCCCTGCCTGATTCGGTGGAGCTGATTGTCGACAAGGTGGTCGGTATCGATCAGGATAACCGGCGTGTCAGCCTGGAACATCATGACCCTCTGTCCTACGACTACCTGGTCAACGCCCTGGGCTTTGAGTCCGAGACCTTTGGCATCAAGGGGGCCGATGAATATGGATGGCCCCTTGTCGACGTGGACACTGCCTTGGCGGCCCGTAAGAAATTGGAGCAGACGCTGGCTCGCTATCAGACCAGCCATGATCCGCTGGATTTGAGCATCGTGGTCTGTGGCGCGGGCTTCACCAGCATCGAGTATCTGGGCGAGCTGGTCTACCGGCTGCCTCAGCTCTCGAAGCGCCTGGGCTTCCCCATGGATCGGGTCAAGGTGGACTGCATAGAGGCATCGCCCAAGATTCTGCCCATGTTCAGCCAGGATCTGGTCGACTGGGCTGTGGATTACCTGCGCAAGCGGGGGGTCAACTTCCACACCTCGACTCCCATCACCGAGGTCAAGCAGGATGCCGTGGTCTCCAATGACCAGGAGTTCAAGGCCCATACGATCATTTGGACAACGGGTGTGCGTGGGAGCCACGTTATTGCCGATTCCGGGTATAATCAGAAGCGTAACCGTGTAGTGGTCAGGGATGACCTGTCGGTGGAGCAGCATCCAGAGGAGTTCCTGGTGGGTGATGTCAGTGCCGTTCCCGACCCCCAATCGGGTCGGCTCTACCCAACCACTGCACAGATTTCGATGGCCCAGGCTGATACCGCGGCCGCGAATGTCCTCGCCAGAATGCGGGGGCAGGAGCCCCAACGGTTCACCTTCCGAAGCCTGGGGACCGTGTGCTCTCTCGGTCCTCACGCCGGGGTTGCCGAAATCGACCGTATGGGCACGCTGAAGCTCAAGGGCAAGGTGGTCTCGGTCCTGAAGTGGATCGTGAATGAGCGGTCGGTCCTGGAATTGGCCGACGTGCGTACCATGTTGGAGAGCAACTGAACCAGCGTCTCAAGGACGCAAGGGGCTAGACGATGAGGAAGAGGAGGACGAACATGATTCAGGTCATGAGGATGTGGAGCATGTTCGTCCATTTCCAGCCTCGGATTGGATCGTTGTGGGCGACGATGGCCATCGGCCCTGTGTTCGTCGACATCATTGACTACCTCCTGCTCCTCCTCATTCCGACGGAAACAGCGGCTCATTGTCGCTTCCGTCCGGATGGCGGAGATTCCCGTGCCAGTGCGCGGATCGGCAGGAGCGAGAGGAGAGTGGCATTAGCATGAGTTTTCTACAAGGTTTATGGTTCTTTGTCATCGGCCTGCTTTTTGCGGGATTCCTTCTGCTTGAAGGGTTCGACTTCGGCGTTGGCATGGCCACCAGGTTCGTGGCCCGTGACGGTGATGAGCGCGCCACCTTCATGAGGGCTATCGGCCCCCACTGGGATGGCAACGAGGTCTGGCTGATTACAGCCGGCGGTGCGATGTTTGCTGCTTTCCCGCTCTGGTACGCCTCCCTTTTCTCGGGGTATTACCTCTTGCTCTTCCTGGTGCTGGTCTCCCTGATTCTGCGTGGCGTCTCATTCGAGTTCGCCTCCCATGCGCTGACCAGCCGCGAGCGTGGTGTCTGGCAGTGGGCCAACTTCATCGGTTCGCTTTTCGCGCCATTCTTCCTGGGTATGATGCTGACCAGCCTGATCCAGGGCATCCCTATGGATAAGAACGGCGATGCCTGGCCCGGGTTCTTCGACGTGTTCAACTGGCTCTCTGTAGTCGGCGGCATTGCTGTAGTCTTCTTCAGCTTTGTTCATGGCCTGCACTTCCTGAGCCTGAAGTTGGGTGCCATGGATTCCCGCCGGATGCTCAACGTCAGCGAGAAGGCCTACTGGATTGCCTATCCGGCCCTGGTCGTCTTCGTGCTCCTGGCCATCTTCAACACCGACTTCTACAAGGCACGTCCCCTGTCCACCTGGCTGATCACCGTCATCATCCTGGCATCAGTGATCGGAGGCCACGTTGCCGTCTTCAAGAAGCACGGCGGCTACGCCTTCACCTGCTCGGGCATCACCCTTATGGCCATCATCGCCTTTATCTTCAACGGGCTCTTCCCGCGGGTGATGATTGCTGACGATCCGGCACACAACCTGCTGATCCAGGATGCCTCGGCCTCGCCGCTGACCATGAAGATCATGACTGTTGTGCTTTGCATCTTCCTGCCTATCATGCTGGCCTACTTCATCTGGAGCTACTTCATCCAGCGCAAGCGGCTGGACACCGATGGAGCTCATCTGACCTCACCTGTGGCTCCTTCGGCCACCGTGGCTGAGACCGTCTGAGAGCCAAAGGAGGCAGGGGGGCAGTGCTGGCAGGACCGGAGCGCATCCGGAGGGTAATGCATTGATTGACAAAAATCTCTTCCGTTTCGACGGAGTCCGGTCCACCTTGGGCCTGCTGGCTGCCCTGTCCCTGGTTCAGGGAATAGGTGTGGTGGTTCAGGCCTATGGGTTGACTTTGGCTCTGGTGCGCATTTGGCACCTTCAGAACCTCAAGGTGCTGGTGGTGCCGGTGCTGATTTTTTTTGGCAGCCTACACCTGTCGACAGCTCTGCGACGTGGCCAAGGATCGTATCGCCACCGACCGTGCAGATGCCATCGTAGCCGAGCTGCGGCCCCGTATTCAGGACAAGGTCTTCTCGCTGGGGCCCTCGGCACTGGCCCGGCGTGGCACGGGCTCGGCCGTCACCATGCTGGTGGATGGACTCGATCAGGTGCGCACTTACGTGCTGACGGTCCTGCCAAAGATGATGGACCTCATCTTTATTCCCCTGATTGTCCTGGTTGTGGTCTGGATCCAGGATGCAGGTTCCGGGCTCATCCTCATGCTTATGCTGCCCCTGCTCATCTTCTTCATGGTCATCCTGGGTCTGGCCGCCAGGGATCGCTCCAGTCGGCAGTATGCTCAATTCCGCAAGCTCAACACCAGGTTCATGGATACGGTCCTGGGTCTGCCGACCCTGAAAATGTTGGGCATAGACAAGGAGTACGAGGACGAGATCTATTCGGTCTCGGATCGTTTCCGCAAGAGGACCATGAGCGTTATCCGGGTCGCCATGACCTCCACCTTTGCTTTGGACTTCTTTGCCACCTTGGCAATCGCCATCATGGCCGTTTTCTTGGGCAACAATCTGATCAATGCCAAGGTGGAGCTCTTTCCAGCCCTTTTGGCCCTGATTCTGGCCCCTGAGTACTTCATGCCCATCCGCCAGTTCGGAGATGATTTCCACGCCACGCTGAACGGGAAGAACGCCTTGGATGACATCGCGGATATGCTGGACCAACCGGAGCCCAAGCGCTTGGAGGAACTGGACTGGTCCGGGTGGAAGGAAGACAGCCACCTGCGTCTGAAGGGAATCGACTTCTCCTATCCTGGTCCCAAGCCGGTAGAGAGCAATGCTTCAGCCGGGGCGCAGATGGATGCCATGGCAAAGTCCGAGAGTCAAAAGCCCAGCAAGAAGAGACGCAAACCCAAGGCATCCAAGATTCATGACGGTGATGGGACGTCGGCTTCGGTGGGGCTCGGCTCCACGGCATCGAAGGGAACCGGAGTCGAAACTGCTGCGGATTCACAGGTCAGCTGGTCTGACGGGGGCTCGGAAGAGCAGCCCCTTGCCCTGAATGGACTGGACTTCGACCTGCACGGCTTTTCCAAGGTGGCTGTTGTCGGCCGCTCCGGTGCCGGCAAGTCTACGCTGATGGATCTGCTGGCCGGATTTGACCAGCCCAAGGCAGGCACCATCGACCTGGATGGTCATCAGCTGGAGCATTGCAACGTCGCTGCCTGGCAGCGACACATCAGTTACATTCCGCAGAACCCCTTCATCTTCCACGGCACAGTGGCCGACAATATTCGCTTCTACAATCAGGAAGCAGACGATGCCGAAGTAGCCCGTGCAGCCGATCGGGCTGGACTGACCGACTGGCTGAAAACATTGCCTGACGGTCTGCACACCCAAATCGGAGAGGGCAACCGCGGCATCAGCGGCGGCCAGGCCCAGCGGATCGCCCTGGCCAGGGGCATCCTGGATCCCTCGCGCGAAATCCTGTTCTTTGACGAGCCCACAGCCCACCTGGACATC
The window above is part of the Bifidobacterium asteroides DSM 20089 genome. Proteins encoded here:
- the nrdG gene encoding anaerobic ribonucleoside-triphosphate reductase activating protein: MTDIQGAMRKTGGHRDFAADEQGRGPGVPSALTNNPRAGQWDGRRLSRGIVADYKRLVMTDGEGIRCSLYVSGCPFRCQGCYNASIWDFGAGHPYTQRLEDRIIKDLSLSYVQGITYLGGEPLLNTPMLLGLSERIRREFGHEKDIWCWTGYTWEELNRPGETPDKAQLISYLDVLVDGRYLENRKNSLLQFRGSDNQRIIDVPRSLEQGRVVIWPKLHDQTRFIPETYSKDRQQEQQRG
- the gltX gene encoding glutamate--tRNA ligase, translating into MTDEHDHDAKPDLPKDLRVRFCPSPTGTPHVGMVRTALFNWAQARHSHGTFVFRIEDTDAQRDSEESYKQILEALKWLGLDWDEGVEVGGPDGPYRQSERGDIYRDVARQLLDAGYAYESYSTAEEIKERNLAAGRPAAFGYDGYDRDLSDEQRQAFRDRGRSPALRIRMPDEDIAFDDLIRGHIEFKAGSVPDYVIVRPNGDPLYTLTNPVDDALMHINVVLRGEDLLSSTPRQIVLYRYLMKLGIARAMPLFGHLPYVMGQGKKKLSKRDPESNLFLHREHGFIPEGLLNYLALLGWSIGPDRDVFSMEEMVEHFDIRDVKANPAHFDIDKAVAINAEHIRMLEPQDFLNRSLPYLKRDGLVSAVRWQDLSDREQRILSAAAPLVQPRVRLLEEVSGMVGSLLSQEEYLEPEPDARKQLKDSAGQVLDLATAALQNVSEQDWKADHLHDLLTQALVDEGGYKPRLAFGPIRVAVSGRRVSPPLFESLEILGKSTTLRRLANLRQNL
- a CDS encoding NAD(P)/FAD-dependent oxidoreductase codes for the protein MTTIMVLGAGYAGLRVVKKLAHAKTDAHIVLVNQNEYHYESTQLHQVAAGTKEPADVVFDLRKALPDSVELIVDKVVGIDQDNRRVSLEHHDPLSYDYLVNALGFESETFGIKGADEYGWPLVDVDTALAARKKLEQTLARYQTSHDPLDLSIVVCGAGFTSIEYLGELVYRLPQLSKRLGFPMDRVKVDCIEASPKILPMFSQDLVDWAVDYLRKRGVNFHTSTPITEVKQDAVVSNDQEFKAHTIIWTTGVRGSHVIADSGYNQKRNRVVVRDDLSVEQHPEEFLVGDVSAVPDPQSGRLYPTTAQISMAQADTAAANVLARMRGQEPQRFTFRSLGTVCSLGPHAGVAEIDRMGTLKLKGKVVSVLKWIVNERSVLELADVRTMLESN
- the cydB gene encoding cytochrome d ubiquinol oxidase subunit II, with the translated sequence MSFLQGLWFFVIGLLFAGFLLLEGFDFGVGMATRFVARDGDERATFMRAIGPHWDGNEVWLITAGGAMFAAFPLWYASLFSGYYLLLFLVLVSLILRGVSFEFASHALTSRERGVWQWANFIGSLFAPFFLGMMLTSLIQGIPMDKNGDAWPGFFDVFNWLSVVGGIAVVFFSFVHGLHFLSLKLGAMDSRRMLNVSEKAYWIAYPALVVFVLLAIFNTDFYKARPLSTWLITVIILASVIGGHVAVFKKHGGYAFTCSGITLMAIIAFIFNGLFPRVMIADDPAHNLLIQDASASPLTMKIMTVVLCIFLPIMLAYFIWSYFIQRKRLDTDGAHLTSPVAPSATVAETV
- a CDS encoding ABC transporter ATP-binding protein/permease gives rise to the protein MAAYTCRQLCDVAKDRIATDRADAIVAELRPRIQDKVFSLGPSALARRGTGSAVTMLVDGLDQVRTYVLTVLPKMMDLIFIPLIVLVVVWIQDAGSGLILMLMLPLLIFFMVILGLAARDRSSRQYAQFRKLNTRFMDTVLGLPTLKMLGIDKEYEDEIYSVSDRFRKRTMSVIRVAMTSTFALDFFATLAIAIMAVFLGNNLINAKVELFPALLALILAPEYFMPIRQFGDDFHATLNGKNALDDIADMLDQPEPKRLEELDWSGWKEDSHLRLKGIDFSYPGPKPVESNASAGAQMDAMAKSESQKPSKKRRKPKASKIHDGDGTSASVGLGSTASKGTGVETAADSQVSWSDGGSEEQPLALNGLDFDLHGFSKVAVVGRSGAGKSTLMDLLAGFDQPKAGTIDLDGHQLEHCNVAAWQRHISYIPQNPFIFHGTVADNIRFYNQEADDAEVARAADRAGLTDWLKTLPDGLHTQIGEGNRGISGGQAQRIALARGILDPSREILFFDEPTAHLDIETEYDLKQTLLPIMDGHLVVLATHRLHWLANMDWVIMLEHGRIVAQGDPHELIGQGGPLDALIDEMGGNQIADYQQD